The sequence CAATAGTGGGTAACCCTTCTATTATTTTTGCCGATGAACCTACTGGTAATTTAGATTCTGTTATGGGCGATGAAGTAATGCAGATGCTCTTAAAATTAAATGAAGAAGGAGCTACAATTATCATGGTTACCCACGATGAGCAACAAGCCAAATTAACAGATCGTATTATTAGAGTATTTGATGGACGTCAGGTATCTGTACAGTCCCAAAATAAATTAGAAACTGTTTAGTGTTATGAAGACTTATTTAAAACTTGCATGGCACTCTTTATTAAAGAATCCATTCTTCTCTTTTATTATTCTATTTGGCATAAGTATTACTATTATGGTAGTTCTATTTATTGGTTCTATTTTAGAAACTTCTTACGGTAATAATGGTGCCTATAAAAATATTGATAATGTATTAATAGCCAAGGATCTTAAAGTTATCAGAACAAAAGATAATGGATGGTCTAGCAGTTCTTTCCATTACATTGTTTATAAAGACTATATCTCTAATATGACTATTCCTAAAGAGATTGCTCTTTATGAGAACGATGGAGTTGGTAATTTGTATTATGAAGATCTTGGAAGAAAGATAGAAAGAAAAAATATTGATCATCGGTTTACAACAATTTTTCCATTAGATATTGTAAAAGGAAGAGGATTTATTGAAGAGGATATCACCCAGTATAAAAAAGTAATTTTACTTACTGATCAACTTGCTGAAGATCTTTTTGGTGAAGAAAACCCTATTGGGAAAAAAGTAAAAACCTATTCAGATTTCTATGAAGTTGTTGGCATTGTAAAACAAGAAAATAAACTTAGAAGTGAAGTTTATGCAGACATTTATACGCCAATTGATATCAATACTCCTGTAAATCATGAATGGCACACCTTTATGGGTGGGGTAACTGTATGTATGTTATTTGACAATAAAGATGACTTACAAATGGGTGTTGATGAATTTAATCAGATTATAGCAACTTTACCATTGGATGCCTCTAAAAATGAAAGTGAAATAACAGCTAAAGCATTAACTGAAAAAGGTTGGTTATTTTATCAAATGCT is a genomic window of Flammeovirga pectinis containing:
- a CDS encoding ABC transporter permease translates to MKTYLKLAWHSLLKNPFFSFIILFGISITIMVVLFIGSILETSYGNNGAYKNIDNVLIAKDLKVIRTKDNGWSSSSFHYIVYKDYISNMTIPKEIALYENDGVGNLYYEDLGRKIERKNIDHRFTTIFPLDIVKGRGFIEEDITQYKKVILLTDQLAEDLFGEENPIGKKVKTYSDFYEVVGIVKQENKLRSEVYADIYTPIDINTPVNHEWHTFMGGVTVCMLFDNKDDLQMGVDEFNQIIATLPLDASKNESEITAKALTEKGWLFYQMLDVEDPKMYYVYVFIVALICLGIPALSLINLNITRVAERSSEIGIRKAFGASSIDLLKQLLIENLVTTLIGGIIGFILASLCIFLVNYFSWMGQNETLEINGILLVYGLTCTLLFSLLSGFYPALKISKFDIISSLKADKQ